The Streptomyces spororaveus genome includes a region encoding these proteins:
- a CDS encoding phosphotransferase, protein MVCAEAGTEGGILWNGPSTSRTLPASVPRPELLHVRDWTDQAYAYRAEPYAFTPNPIVSPRPVLTEDPSLPETWWKEMTAALDALADVPPPADREAVREEYLRRVIPEFTGHQVDDVTWTTAHGDLHWANITRTPHILDWEGWGRAPYGYDAATLYVYTLLTPETAAPIRTRLACVLDRPEARHRHAGPCAPRSSRPRTASTSTPSSPARATAPDHPVAGPRWGRRGPPWFTGSGRAARRRRSRRRAGHR, encoded by the coding sequence GTGGTCTGCGCCGAGGCCGGCACCGAAGGCGGCATCCTGTGGAACGGCCCGTCCACCTCCCGCACCCTCCCCGCCTCGGTGCCACGCCCCGAACTGCTCCACGTCCGGGACTGGACCGACCAGGCGTACGCCTACCGGGCCGAGCCATACGCCTTCACCCCGAACCCGATCGTCTCCCCGCGCCCCGTCCTCACTGAGGACCCCAGCCTGCCCGAGACGTGGTGGAAGGAGATGACGGCCGCCCTGGACGCCCTCGCCGACGTGCCCCCGCCGGCGGACCGCGAGGCCGTACGCGAGGAGTACCTGCGCCGCGTCATCCCCGAATTCACCGGCCACCAGGTCGACGACGTCACCTGGACCACCGCCCACGGAGACCTCCACTGGGCGAACATCACCCGCACCCCGCACATCCTGGACTGGGAGGGATGGGGCCGCGCCCCGTACGGCTACGACGCAGCCACCCTCTACGTGTACACACTGCTCACCCCCGAGACGGCAGCGCCAATCCGGACCCGGCTGGCCTGCGTCCTGGACCGGCCCGAGGCCCGCCACCGGCATGCTGGACCGTGTGCGCCCAGGTCCTCCAGGCCCAGGACCGCATCGACTTCTACGCCGAGCTCGCCAGCGCGTGCGACAGCACCTGACCATCCTGTAGCCGGACCGCGATGGGGCAGGCGCGGCCCACCCTGGTTTACAGGTAGCGGTCGAGCGGCTCGGCGACGAAGGAGCCGTCGGCGAGCTGGACATCGGTGA